The proteins below are encoded in one region of Apostichopus japonicus isolate 1M-3 chromosome 22, ASM3797524v1, whole genome shotgun sequence:
- the LOC139964348 gene encoding solute carrier family 35 member G1-like isoform X2: MLDHRQRSKRISFADQPGERQQSQPTGPDSVLGESHDVEIPPTLRTRIYRHRGVLFVLIASLLSSFHYIIVKVVKDDVHAMEVSFLRFFLQLALPVPLMTYRGISPRPESPKVLLLLVSRSLLGMVALISFFYALYLTRAGDATAILYGSPVLVGVFGRVFLKEAFGIIDGLLVGVVIGGVLLISQPPFLFGGGEDGGDVSDQFVGAMFSFLACVCISITTVTISKLGQLRVSSIKIVLYYATIASLGTALLATAIDAWSIPKCGWVRIALVGMGILNCLAQILITYSLSLEKSVFVAIQRTNEVWFVYLLEFFIFGVSPNLWAFLGVILVLSASITASLKKMWISKKKGLAKARRLSQMSSRISEEPTEMLETLPEH; this comes from the coding sequence ATGCTGGACCACAGACAACGTAGCAAGAGGATATCTTTTGCGGATCAGCCTGGCGAAAGGCAGCAGTCGCAGCCAACGGGTCCGGACTCGGTACTCGGAGAATCACACGATGTTGAAATCCCACCGACCTTAAGGACGAGAATCTACAGACACAGAGGGGTTCTGTTTGTCCTAATAGCATCACTATTATCCTCCTTTCACTACATAATTGTCAAAGTCGTTAAGGATGACGTTCATGCGATGGAGGTCTCCTTTCTCAGATTCTTCCTGCAACTAGCCCTTCCAGTTCCTCTCATGACATATCGAGGGATATCTCCACGACCAGAGTCCCCCAAGGTCTTGCTCCTGTTGGTGTCTCGGAGTCTGTTGGGTATGGTAGCGCTGATATCTTTTTTTTACGCCTTGTACCTCACCCGCGCTGGAGATGCAACCGCCATCCTTTACGGCAGTCCGGTGTTAGTCGGCGTCTTCGGAAGAGTTTTTCTCAAGGAAGCGTTTGGAATTATCGACGGTCTGTTGGTAGGTGTGGTCATCGGTGGCGTGCTTCTAATATCTCAACCGCCATTTTTGTTCGGGGGTGGAGAGGATGGCGGCGATGTCTCTGATCAGTTCGTCGGTGCCATGTTTAGCTTCCTCGCTTGTGTCTGTATTTCCATAACGACCGTCACAATCTCCAAACTGGGCCAACTCCGTGTGAGTTCCATCAAAATCGTTCTATACTATGCAACTATTGCTTCACTCGGCACTGCACTGCTTGCTACAGCAATCGATGCATGGTCGATCCCAAAGTGTGGTTGGGTGAGGATTGCATTGGTAGGCATGGGCATTTTGAATTGCTTGGCACAGATTTTGATCACGTACAGCCTCTCGCTCGAGAAGAGCGTCTTCGTGGCGATACAACGCACTAACGAGGTCTGGTTTGTATATCTtcttgaattttttatttttggcgTATCTCCGAACCTTTGGGCATTTCTTGGGGTCATCTTGGTCCTTTCAGCCTCCATAACAGCTTCactaaagaaaatgtggatttCAAAGAAGAAAGGTTTAGCCAAGGCAAGAAGATTGTCACAGATGTCATCAAGGATATCAGAGGAACCAACAGAAATGTTGGAAACGTTGCCAGAACACTAA